The following coding sequences are from one Gossypium hirsutum isolate 1008001.06 chromosome A12, Gossypium_hirsutum_v2.1, whole genome shotgun sequence window:
- the LOC107930445 gene encoding protein FANTASTIC FOUR 1, with the protein MFSSVCQGLQLCLEPRIVESHFLRLKLAPPSSFQDSIETPTPCFTNPSEPEPISYHNDYDDTDINITDGNNNSDNISKQNADMGVWSFLQSLAGPKDSTENNEVYVHPLVKSSASALSKESLEMCTESLGSETGSDISDDITFGCYSPSKHRENSVTRRMSYSRSFPPPLTSISGSNMSYNPLKTRENLVMKRMNSSSSSSFPPPLTSISGSNGVQVTSHREGGRLVLQAVNVPSCQTYFHVERSEGRLRLCLLKETTADTPIFDDKEVEEEEGEEVTEEDEVVEEGEVLYEENDVVEEDEVLYGENGVVQDENDVVEDEVLCEENDILEDIDYEENGVVEDEVEEEKCYWGVEDLDEKNGNIGDQTGNGKLARLISCKGNGCGHKGLLDWEPYLVAT; encoded by the coding sequence ATGTTCTCAAGTGTATGTCAAGGTTTGCAATTATGCCTTGAGCCAAGGATCGTTGAATCACATTTTTTGAGGCTGAAACTGGCTCCACCATCGAGTTTTCAAGACTCCATTGAAACTCCCACGCCCTGTTTCACTAACCCTTCCGAACCCGAACCCATTTCATACCACAATGATTATGATGACACCGACATTAACATTACCGACGGTAACAACAATAGCGACAATATAAGCAAGCAAAATGCTGATATGGGTGTGTGGAGTTTCCTTCAATCCCTCGCCGGTCCCAAAGATTCTACAGAGAATAACGAAGTTTACGTGCACCCTCTCGTTAAAAGTTCAGCTTCTGCCCTAAGTAAAGAAAGCCTTGAAATGTGCACCGAAAGCTTAGGCAGTGAGACCGGAAGCGATATCAGCGACGACATTACCTTTGGGTGCTACAGTCCATCGAAACATAGGGAAAATTCGGTGACGAGACGAATGAGTTATAGTAGGAGCTTTCCACCGCCTTTGACATCCATTAGCGGTTCAAATATGAGTTATAATCCGTtaaaaacaagggaaaatttgGTGATGAAAAGGATGAATAGTAGCAGCAGCAGCAGCTTTCCGCCTCCTTTGACGTCCATTAGCGGTTCGAATGGCGTCCAAGTCACGTCTCACCGCGAAGGCGGCCGGTTAGTACTTCAAGCCGTTAATGTCCCTTCTTGTCAAACGTACTTCCATGTAGAACGAAGTGAGGGCAGGCTTAGGCTTTGCCTTTTGAAAGAAACAACCGCTGATACCCCAATTTTCGATGACaaagaagtagaagaagaagaaggagaagaggTAACCGAAGAAGATGAAGTTGTTGAAGAAGGTGAAGTACTTTATGAAGAAAATGATGTTGTAGAAGAAGATGAAGTACTTTATGGAGAAAATGGTGTTGTACAGGATGAAAATGATGTTGTAGAAGATGAAGTACTTTGTGAAGAAAATGATATTTTAGAAGATATAGATTATGAAGAAAATGGTGTTGTAGAAGATGAAGTTGAAGAAGAAAAGTGTTATTGGGGAGTTGAGGACTTGGATGAAAAGAATGGGAATATTGGGGATCAAACTGGAAATGGGAAATTGGCAAGGCTAATAAGCTGCAAAGGAAATGGGTGTGGGCACAAAGGGTTACTTGATTGGGAGCCATACTTGGTGGCTACTTAA